A window of Tripterygium wilfordii isolate XIE 37 chromosome 7, ASM1340144v1, whole genome shotgun sequence contains these coding sequences:
- the LOC120001427 gene encoding calcium-dependent protein kinase 26-like isoform X1, translated as MGNACRGYFKGELFQGIQPHDQSTSKRNTNSSDRSNSDHSPSSLTTASNFSKDNSKRENHLPAMSPTKKDTIMRRNPDTQAYYVLGHKTANIHDLYTLGRKLGQGQFGTTYLCTEIATGIEFACKSISKRKLISREDVDDVRREIQIMHHLVGHKNIVTIKGAYEDPLYVHIVMELCAGGELFDRIIQRGHYSERKAAELTKIIVGVVEACHSLGVMHRDLKPENFLLVNKDDDFSLKAIDFGLSVFLKPGQVFTDVVGSPYYVAPEVLLKHYGPEADVWTAGVILYILLSGVPPFWAETQQGIFDAVLKGHIDFDSDPWPLISDSAKDLIRKMLCSQPSRRLTAHEVLCHPWICENGVAPDKALDAAVLSRLKTFSAMNKLKKMALRVIAESLSEEEIAGLREMFKAMDTDNSGAITFDELKAGLRRYGSQMNDTEIRNLMDAADVDNSGTIDYGEFIAATIHLNKLEREEHLMAAFQYFDKDGSGYITIDELQAACHEHNMPDELLEDIIREVDQDNDGRIDYGEFVAMMQKGNAGIGRRTIRSSLTMTMIDAPGCTAKPSE; from the exons ATGGGCAACGCATGCCGTGGATATTTCAAAGGAGAATTATTTCAGGGCATTCAGCCCCACGATCAATCTACCTCCAAGCGCAACACAAATTCCTCTGACCGCTCCAATTCCGATCATTCCCCTTCCAGCCTCACCACTGCCAGCAATTTCTCCAAAGATAACTCCAAAAGAGAGAACCATTTACCTGCCATGAGCCCCACTAAGAAAGATACCATTATGAGACGGAATCCTGACACCCAGGCTTACTATGTTCTTGGCCATAAGACTGCCAACATTCACGATCTTTACACACTAGGTCGTAAACTAGGACAAGGACAATTTGGTACTACCTACCTATGCACCGAGATAGCCACGGGCATTGAGTTTGCTTGCAAATCCATCTCCAAGAGGAAATTGATCTCTAGAGAGGATGTGGATGATGTTAGAAGGGAGATTCAGATAATGCACCATTTGGTTGGTCACAAGAACATTGTGACAATTAAAGGCGCATATGAGGATCCCTTGTATGTGCATATCGTGATGGAGCTTTGTGCTGGTGGTGAATTGTTTGATAGAATTATCCAGAGGGGCCACTACAGTGAGAGGAAAGCAGCTGAGTTGACAAAGATCATTGTCGGGGTTGTTGAGGCTTGTCATTCCCTAGGGGTTATGCATAGGGATTTGAAGCCAGAGAATTTTTTGTTGGTTAACAAAGACGATGATTTCTCTCTCAAAGCCATTGATTTTGGACTGTCTGTATTCCTCAAACCAG GTCAAGTTTTCACTGACGTGGTTGGTAGTCCTTATTACGTTGCCCCGGAAGTCCTTCTCAAGCATTATGGGCCAGAAGCAGATGTGTGGACAGCAGGGGTGATTTTGTATATATTGCTTAGTGGTGTACCACCTTTTTGGGCAG AAACACAGCAGGGAATATTTGATGCTGTTTTGAAGGGACATATCGACTTTGATTCAGACCCATGGCCCCTTATATCGGACAGTGCAAAGGACCTTATAAGGAAGATGCTATGCTCTCAGCCTTCACGACGTTTGACTGCTCATGAAGTGCTAT GTCATCCTTGGATTTGTGAAAATGGAGTTGCTCCTGACAAGGCACTAGATGCAGCTGTGCTTTCTCGTCTGAAAACATTCTCTGCGatgaacaaattaaagaaaatggcTTTGCGG GTAATAGCGGAAAGCCTCTCTGAGGAAGAGATTGCTGGATTGAGAGAAATGTTTAAGGCAATGGATACTGATAACAGTGGTGCAATCACATTCGATGAACTCAAAGCTGGTCTACGAAGATATGGCTCACAAATGAATGATACAGAGATACGAAACCTTATGGATGCG gctgATGTGGACAACAGTGGGACCATAGACTATGGAGAATTCATTGCTGCAACCATCCATCTTAACAAACTAGAACGTGAGGAACATCTAATGGCAGCATTTCAATACTTTGACAAGGATGGAAGTGGATATATTACAATTGATGAGCTTCAGGCAGCTTGTCATGAACATAACATGCCTGATGAATTACTTGAGGATATCATCAGAGAGGTTGATCAAGATAAT gATGGAAGGATTGATTATGGGGAATTCGTTGCGATGATGCAAAAAGGAAATGCCGGTATTGGTAGACGAACTATCCGAAGCAGTCTGACCATGACAATGATAGATGCACCAG GTTGTACTGCAAAGCCTTCTGAGTGA
- the LOC120001427 gene encoding calcium-dependent protein kinase 26-like isoform X2, producing MGNACRGYFKGELFQGIQPHDQSTSKRNTNSSDRSNSDHSPSSLTTASNFSKDNSKRENHLPAMSPTKKDTIMRRNPDTQAYYVLGHKTANIHDLYTLGRKLGQGQFGTTYLCTEIATGIEFACKSISKRKLISREDVDDVRREIQIMHHLVGHKNIVTIKGAYEDPLYVHIVMELCAGGELFDRIIQRGHYSERKAAELTKIIVGVVEACHSLGVMHRDLKPENFLLVNKDDDFSLKAIDFGLSVFLKPGQVFTDVVGSPYYVAPEVLLKHYGPEADVWTAGVILYILLSGVPPFWAETQQGIFDAVLKGHIDFDSDPWPLISDSAKDLIRKMLCSQPSRRLTAHEVLCHPWICENGVAPDKALDAAVLSRLKTFSAMNKLKKMALRVIAESLSEEEIAGLREMFKAMDTDNSGAITFDELKAGLRRYGSQMNDTEIRNLMDAADVDNSGTIDYGEFIAATIHLNKLEREEHLMAAFQYFDKDGSGYITIDELQAACHEHNMPDELLEDIIREVDQDNDGRIDYGEFVAMMQKGNAGIGRRTIRSSLTMTMIDAPGTH from the exons ATGGGCAACGCATGCCGTGGATATTTCAAAGGAGAATTATTTCAGGGCATTCAGCCCCACGATCAATCTACCTCCAAGCGCAACACAAATTCCTCTGACCGCTCCAATTCCGATCATTCCCCTTCCAGCCTCACCACTGCCAGCAATTTCTCCAAAGATAACTCCAAAAGAGAGAACCATTTACCTGCCATGAGCCCCACTAAGAAAGATACCATTATGAGACGGAATCCTGACACCCAGGCTTACTATGTTCTTGGCCATAAGACTGCCAACATTCACGATCTTTACACACTAGGTCGTAAACTAGGACAAGGACAATTTGGTACTACCTACCTATGCACCGAGATAGCCACGGGCATTGAGTTTGCTTGCAAATCCATCTCCAAGAGGAAATTGATCTCTAGAGAGGATGTGGATGATGTTAGAAGGGAGATTCAGATAATGCACCATTTGGTTGGTCACAAGAACATTGTGACAATTAAAGGCGCATATGAGGATCCCTTGTATGTGCATATCGTGATGGAGCTTTGTGCTGGTGGTGAATTGTTTGATAGAATTATCCAGAGGGGCCACTACAGTGAGAGGAAAGCAGCTGAGTTGACAAAGATCATTGTCGGGGTTGTTGAGGCTTGTCATTCCCTAGGGGTTATGCATAGGGATTTGAAGCCAGAGAATTTTTTGTTGGTTAACAAAGACGATGATTTCTCTCTCAAAGCCATTGATTTTGGACTGTCTGTATTCCTCAAACCAG GTCAAGTTTTCACTGACGTGGTTGGTAGTCCTTATTACGTTGCCCCGGAAGTCCTTCTCAAGCATTATGGGCCAGAAGCAGATGTGTGGACAGCAGGGGTGATTTTGTATATATTGCTTAGTGGTGTACCACCTTTTTGGGCAG AAACACAGCAGGGAATATTTGATGCTGTTTTGAAGGGACATATCGACTTTGATTCAGACCCATGGCCCCTTATATCGGACAGTGCAAAGGACCTTATAAGGAAGATGCTATGCTCTCAGCCTTCACGACGTTTGACTGCTCATGAAGTGCTAT GTCATCCTTGGATTTGTGAAAATGGAGTTGCTCCTGACAAGGCACTAGATGCAGCTGTGCTTTCTCGTCTGAAAACATTCTCTGCGatgaacaaattaaagaaaatggcTTTGCGG GTAATAGCGGAAAGCCTCTCTGAGGAAGAGATTGCTGGATTGAGAGAAATGTTTAAGGCAATGGATACTGATAACAGTGGTGCAATCACATTCGATGAACTCAAAGCTGGTCTACGAAGATATGGCTCACAAATGAATGATACAGAGATACGAAACCTTATGGATGCG gctgATGTGGACAACAGTGGGACCATAGACTATGGAGAATTCATTGCTGCAACCATCCATCTTAACAAACTAGAACGTGAGGAACATCTAATGGCAGCATTTCAATACTTTGACAAGGATGGAAGTGGATATATTACAATTGATGAGCTTCAGGCAGCTTGTCATGAACATAACATGCCTGATGAATTACTTGAGGATATCATCAGAGAGGTTGATCAAGATAAT gATGGAAGGATTGATTATGGGGAATTCGTTGCGATGATGCAAAAAGGAAATGCCGGTATTGGTAGACGAACTATCCGAAGCAGTCTGACCATGACAATGATAGATGCACCAGGTACTCATTAG
- the LOC120001428 gene encoding uncharacterized protein LOC120001428 isoform X1 → MALAAANSIISQNRTSFIHLTNLPFHKHPYKLYSHSQFKRTHQSKLPSFVISSSAAGNAAVSDVQLRGSTSSDTTAITSWSEFARNVSGEWDGFGADFTSEGKPVELPESVVPEAYREWEVKVFDWQTQCPTLAQPDNPSMTYKTIKLLPTVGCEADAATRYSVDERIVGTVDNKVLAFAYQSSGCYVAMWPIQDPRMHKLLELEYCLINPQDRESRVRVVQVIRLGDTSMELQNVKVFCEQWYGPFRNGEQLGGCAIRDSAFASTAAMLTSQVVGAWQSASAVARFSVCQTSNLQELVDDSEQKTTRDERDLILLPKQLWCVFKANEDGEMFSEAGWLLNNGHAITSRCIFSGDAKLKEISISQEIAISGE, encoded by the exons ATGGCATTAGCAGCAGCCAACAGTATTATCTCCCAAAACAGAACCTCCTTTATACATCTCACGAATCTCCCATTCCACAAACACCCTTATAAATTGTACTCTCACTCTCAATTTAAACGCACCCATCAATCCAAACTTCCATCCTTTGTCATCTCTTCTTCCGCAGCAGGAAACGCCGCTGTCTCTGATGTTCAACTTCGTGGCTCAACTTCCTCTGACACCACCGCTATTACTT CATGGTCCGAATTTGCTAGAAATGTGTCTGGAGAATGGGATGGGTTTGGAGCAGACTTTACAAGCGAAGGGAAGCCAGTCGAACTTCCGGAATCTGTTGTGCCAGAAGCTTACAGAGAATGGGAGGTCAAGGTTTTCGATTGGCAAACCCAGTGCCCCACACTTGCTCAGCCAGACAACCCTTCTATGACTTACAAGACTATTAAGCTACTTCCCACAGTCGGGTGTGAGGCTGATGCTGCCACACGATATAGCGTTGATGAAAGAATTGTCGGAACTGTAGATAATAAAGTTCTTGCTTTTGCATATCAAAGTAGTGGCTGCTACGTGGCTATGTGGCCAATTCAGGATCCCAGGATGCATAAGTTATTAGAGTTGGAGTACTGCTTGATCAATCCTCAAGATCGGGAGTCTCGTGTAAGGGTAGTTCAGGTTATTCGTTTAGGTGATACAAGCATGGAACTGCAGAATGTTAAAGTCTTCTGTGAGCAATGGTATGGGCCATTCCGAAATGGTGAACAGCTTGGTGGATGTGCCATTCGTGATTCTGCATTTGCATCCACGGCTGCCATGTTGACTTCTCAAGTTGTTGGTGCCTGGCAAAGCGCCAGTGCTGTTGCCAGATTCAGTGTTTGTCAGACT AGCAACCTTCAAGAACTTGTAGATGACAGTGAGCAGAAGACAACAAGAGATGAACGCGACCTGATATTGCTTCCAAAGCAACTCTGGTGTGTATTTAAAGcaaatgaagatggtgaaatgTTCAGTGAGGCTGGGTGGCTGTTAAACAATGGGCACGCTATCACATCAAGATGCATATTCTCTGGCGATGCGAAGTTGAAG GAAATTTCAATATCCCAAGAAATAGCAATTTCAGGAGAGTAG
- the LOC120001428 gene encoding uncharacterized protein LOC120001428 isoform X2 — translation MFNFVAQLPLTPPLLLSSCSLLKAWSEFARNVSGEWDGFGADFTSEGKPVELPESVVPEAYREWEVKVFDWQTQCPTLAQPDNPSMTYKTIKLLPTVGCEADAATRYSVDERIVGTVDNKVLAFAYQSSGCYVAMWPIQDPRMHKLLELEYCLINPQDRESRVRVVQVIRLGDTSMELQNVKVFCEQWYGPFRNGEQLGGCAIRDSAFASTAAMLTSQVVGAWQSASAVARFSVCQTSNLQELVDDSEQKTTRDERDLILLPKQLWCVFKANEDGEMFSEAGWLLNNGHAITSRCIFSGDAKLKEISISQEIAISGE, via the exons ATGTTCAACTTCGTGGCTCAACTTCCTCTGACACCACCGCTATTACTT TCTTCCTGTTCTCTGCTAAAAGCATGGTCCGAATTTGCTAGAAATGTGTCTGGAGAATGGGATGGGTTTGGAGCAGACTTTACAAGCGAAGGGAAGCCAGTCGAACTTCCGGAATCTGTTGTGCCAGAAGCTTACAGAGAATGGGAGGTCAAGGTTTTCGATTGGCAAACCCAGTGCCCCACACTTGCTCAGCCAGACAACCCTTCTATGACTTACAAGACTATTAAGCTACTTCCCACAGTCGGGTGTGAGGCTGATGCTGCCACACGATATAGCGTTGATGAAAGAATTGTCGGAACTGTAGATAATAAAGTTCTTGCTTTTGCATATCAAAGTAGTGGCTGCTACGTGGCTATGTGGCCAATTCAGGATCCCAGGATGCATAAGTTATTAGAGTTGGAGTACTGCTTGATCAATCCTCAAGATCGGGAGTCTCGTGTAAGGGTAGTTCAGGTTATTCGTTTAGGTGATACAAGCATGGAACTGCAGAATGTTAAAGTCTTCTGTGAGCAATGGTATGGGCCATTCCGAAATGGTGAACAGCTTGGTGGATGTGCCATTCGTGATTCTGCATTTGCATCCACGGCTGCCATGTTGACTTCTCAAGTTGTTGGTGCCTGGCAAAGCGCCAGTGCTGTTGCCAGATTCAGTGTTTGTCAGACT AGCAACCTTCAAGAACTTGTAGATGACAGTGAGCAGAAGACAACAAGAGATGAACGCGACCTGATATTGCTTCCAAAGCAACTCTGGTGTGTATTTAAAGcaaatgaagatggtgaaatgTTCAGTGAGGCTGGGTGGCTGTTAAACAATGGGCACGCTATCACATCAAGATGCATATTCTCTGGCGATGCGAAGTTGAAG GAAATTTCAATATCCCAAGAAATAGCAATTTCAGGAGAGTAG
- the LOC120001557 gene encoding CMP-sialic acid transporter 4-like has product MEYRKIKDEDKDGTSVTDDIESLGGKPLSANIAASERSRWMRKTTVTFALTLLTSSQAILIVWSKRAGKYEYSVTTANFMVETLKCALSLLALVRIWRNEGVTEDTRLSTTFDEVSVYPIPAALYLVKNLLQYYIFAYVDAPGYQILKNLNIISTGVLYRIILKKKLSEIQWAAFVLLCAGCTTAQLNSNSDHVLQTPFQGWIMAIVMALLSGFAGVYTEAIMKKRPSRNINVQNFWLYVFGMVFNAVAILIQDFDAVMNKGFFHGYSFITVLMILNHALSGIAVSMVMKYADNIVKVYSTSVAMLLTAVVSVFLFGFHLSLAFFLGSTVVSVSVYLHSVGKLQW; this is encoded by the exons ATGGAGTACAGGAAGATTAAGGACGAG GATAAAGATGGGACTTCTGTTACTGATGATATTGAGAGCTTAGGAGGCAAACCCCTTTCAG CGAACATTGCAGCATCTGAGAGGTCCAGGTGGATGCGCAA GACAACTGTTACCTTCGCATTGACTCTTCTTACAAGTTCACAAGCAATACTTATTGTCTGGTCCAAGAGGGCTGGCAAGTATGAGTACAGTGTTACCACTGCCAATTTTATG GTGGAGACTTTGAAGTGTGCATTGTCACTTTTAGCTCTAGTCAGGATATGGAGAAATGAAGGTGTTACTGAAGATACCAG GCTTAGTACGACATTTGACGAAGTCAGTGTTTACCCCATTCCTGCCGCACTTTACCTTGTTAAGAATCTACTTCAG TATTACATCTTTGCCTATGTGGATGCTCCGGGATATCAGATATTGAAGAACCTGAATATTATCAGTACAGGTGTTCTATACCGAATAATACTCAAGAAAAA GTTAAGTGAGATACAATGGGCAGCTTTCGTTCTACTATGTGCTGGCTGCACCACTGCACAACTGAACTCCAA CTCTGATCATGTTCTTCAGACACCTTTTCAAGGTTGGATAATGGCCATT GTAATGGCTCTCTTAAGTGGGTTTGCTGGAGTGTATACTGAG GCTATAATGAAAAAGCGTCCTTCAAGAAACATAAATGTTCAGAACTTCTGGTTGTATGTCTTTGGGATGGTCTTCAATGCTGTTGCAATACTGATTCAAGATTTTGATGCTGTCATGAACAA GGGATTCTTTCATGGATATTCATTCATTACAGTTCTCATGATTCTTAACCATGCACTCAG TGGCATTGCTGTATCTATGGTGATGAAGTATGCGGACAATATTGTAAAG GTGTACTCTACTTCAGTGGCAATGCTTCTCACAGCAGTTGTTTCTGTGTTTCTTTTTGGCTTTCATCTTTCACTTGCCTTCTTCCTTGGCTCAAC TGTTGTCTCAGTTTCAGTTTATCTGCACTCAGTTGGGAAGCTGCAATGGTAG
- the LOC120001556 gene encoding cysteine protease XCP1: MAFSVSKVVLLAFSASIFIYSAIAHDFSIVGYSPEHLNAMDKLNELFESWMSKHGKSYRCVEEKLHRFGIFMDNLKHIDTRNKQVSSYWLGLNEFADLSHEEFKNKYLGLKSEILTRRDRSTNNFMYRGATDLPKSMDWRKKGAVTQVKNQGSCGSCWAFSTVAAVEGMNQIVTGNLTSLSEQELVDCDRSFNSGCNGGLMDYAFEFIVSNGGLHREEDYPYLMEEGTCEEKKEEMEVVTIGGYEDVPENDEASLLKALAHQPLSVAIEASGRDFQLYNGGVFDGPCGTELDHGVAAVGYGTSKGSDYIIVKNSWGPKWGERGYIRMKRNTGKPEGHCGINKLASYPIKTK; encoded by the exons ATGGCTTTCTCAGTTTCTAAAGTTGTGCTATTAGCTTTCTCTGCATCCATTTTTATCTACTCAGCCATTGCACATGATTTTTCAATTGTGGGTTATTCACCAGAGCACTTGAATGCCATGGATAAACTCAATGAGCTCTTTGAATCGTGGATGTCGAAACATGGCAAATCATACAGATGTGTTGAAGAAAAGCTGCACAGATTTGGGATATTCATGGACAACTTAAAGCACATCGACACGAGGAACAAGCAAGTCAGTAGCTACTGGCTTGGGCTGAACGAATTTGCTGACTTGAGCCATGAGGAGTTCAAAAACAAGTATCTCGGATTGAAATCTGAGATCCTCACAAGGAGAGATCGCTCCACCAACAACTTCATGTACAGAGGTGCCACAGATTTGCCAAAGTCTATGGATTGGAGAAAGAAAGGAGCAGTCACTCAGGTCAAGAACCAAGGTTCTTGTG gcaGTTGTTGGGCATTTTCAACTGTTGCCGCGGTTGAGGGCATGAACCAGATTGTCACAGGGAATCTAACTTCTCTGTCAGAACAAGAGCTGGTAGATTGTGACAGAAGTTTCAACAGTGGCTGCAACGGTGGTCTAATGGACTATGCATTCGAGTTTATTGTCTCCAATGGTGGACTGCATAGAGAGGAAGACTACCCTTATCTTATGGAAGAAGGAACATGTGAGGAGAAAAAG GAAGAAATGGAGGTAGTGACCATCGGTGGTTATGAAGATGTGCCGGAAAATGACGAAGCAAGTCTCCTCAAGGCCCTGGCTCACCAGCCTCTCAGTGTTGCTATTGAAGCTTCTGGCAGGGATTTCCAGCTTTACAATGGG GGAGTATTCGATGGGCCTTGCGGAACCGAGCTAGATCATGGAGTAGCAGCTGTTGGATATGGAACATCAAAGGGGTCAGATTATATCATTGTCAAGAACTCTTGGGGACCAAAATGGGgggaaagaggatacatcaggATGAAGAGAAACACTGGAAAACCTGAAGGGCACTGCGGTATCAATAAGTTAGCATCTTACCCCATCAAGACTAAATGA